Below is a genomic region from Pectobacterium polaris.
GCAGGGTGAAACCATGTCCGGACCGCTGCACATTGGCCTGATCCCCACCGTGGGGCCTTATCTGCTACCGCAAATCATTCCGATGCTGCATCGCACGTTTCCCAAACTCGAAATGTACCTGCACGAAGCGCAAACCCATCAGCTGCTGGCCCAGTTGGACAGCGGCAAACTGGACTGCGCCATTCTGGCGATGGTGAAAGAGTCTGAAGCCTTTATCGAAGTTCCCCTCTTCGACGAGCCGATGAAGCTGGCGATTTATCAGGATCACCCTTGGGCGAACCGCGAACGCGTGGCGATGTCCGATCTGGCGGGTGAAAAACTGCTGATGCTGGAAGACGGCCACTGCCTGCGCGATCAGGCGATGGGCTTCTGTTTTCAGGCGGGTGCGGATGAAGATACGCATTTCCGGGCGACCAGTCTGGAGACGCTGCGCAACATGGTCGCAGCCGGAAGCGGTATTACGCTGCTGCCAGCATTGTCGGTACCACGTGAGCGTGAACGCGACGGCGTCTGTTATTTACCGTGCTATAAGCCGGAGCCCAAGCGCACTATCGCACTGGTGTATCGCCCCGGTTCACCGCTGCGCGGACGTTATGAGCAACTTGCTGATACCATCCGCGAGCATATGCAGGGCTATATGGAAACCCTGTCAAAATAAGCGGTTAAGCCCGTTCAGCGCCGCTACACGGTACGCTTCTGCCATGGTTGGATAGTTGAAGGTGGTATTAACGAAATATTCGATAGTATTACCTTCACCTTTCTGTTCCATGATCGCCTGCCCGATGTGGATAATCTCAGCGGCGCGCTCACCAAAGCAGTGAATACCCAGAATCTGTTTCGTTTCACGGTGAAACAGAATCTTCAAGCTCCCCACATTCATCCCAACAATCTGCGCCCTAGCCAGATGTTTGAACTGTGCCCGCCCGACTTCATAAGGCACTTTCATCGCGGTGAGCTCTTGCTCGGTTTTCCCCACGGAGCTGATTTCCGGGATGGTATAAATGCCGGTTGGGATATCTTCGATCAGATGCGCGCTGGCATCGCCTTTGATAATCGCCTGTGCGGCAAGCCGCCCCTGATCGTACGCTGCTGATGCCAGGCTCGGATAGCCAATGACATCGCCGATGGCATAAATATGCGCCAGCGCCGTCTGGTACATGCTATTGACCTTGAGCTGGCCGCGACTGTCGGTGCTCAGGCCGATATTCTCCAGTCCCAGCGTTTCCGTGTTCCCCGTGCGTCCGTTGGCATAAAGCAGGCAGTCTGCCTTCATCTTTTTGCCTGACTTCAGATTAACGATAACGCCGTCAGACAGCCCTTCAATACTCTCGAACTCTTCGTTGTGGC
It encodes:
- the oxyR gene encoding DNA-binding transcriptional regulator OxyR — its product is MNIRDLEYLVALAEHRHFRRAADSCHVSQPTLSGQIRKLEDELGVMLLERTSRKVLFTQAGLLLVEQARTVLREVKVLKEMASQQGETMSGPLHIGLIPTVGPYLLPQIIPMLHRTFPKLEMYLHEAQTHQLLAQLDSGKLDCAILAMVKESEAFIEVPLFDEPMKLAIYQDHPWANRERVAMSDLAGEKLLMLEDGHCLRDQAMGFCFQAGADEDTHFRATSLETLRNMVAAGSGITLLPALSVPRERERDGVCYLPCYKPEPKRTIALVYRPGSPLRGRYEQLADTIREHMQGYMETLSK